GAGCCCACAAACGGAATTTGTATTAGAAAAAAGTTCTGTTAAAGGAGTATCATAGTACATAAGCTTAATTATTGTGCTGGACATACTTCTTTTACTATATCGTTTATGAGCTGACCGTTTTGCCATGTTCTAATTCTTACTTTTTTACAACCTGTGTATGGATTGTAACCTATAGGATAAGCCTGAACTGTACCTTCTACTCCATTATTGGCAGTTGTTTGGTATTGAACTGGTTGGTTATAGTAGGCAGCTTGGTTGGCAGATTGCGATTGTATTTGAGATAGAGTATAACCAGATACAGCTCCTAAAGCAGCTCCAATAGCTCCACCTTTCCATCTATTGTTTGGACTTAATAATGCTCCAGCAACAGCTCCTAAAATTGCACCTACGCCAGCACCCTGATAACTAGCCTGAGTTGGCGGTTGAGACATTGGTTGACATCCCGTTAGATTTAAAGTGGTAACAACAAGCGTCAGCAGAAGCATAAAAGACACAATCCTAACTTTAAAATTCATTTTAGCCTCCATAATCATTAAAATAAAATTATTTACCTATGTTATTCTCTGGAAAAGTATGATGTATAGCTATTGGAAGGTGTGGATTTAACCCAGAGGGTGGTTGTGGACTTTTGTGGGTTTTGGCAAATAGATGTGTAAATTTTATAACTTTATCTGCATTTTCTCCAACTACAACCCACACATTGCCATACTTATCTATTACTAAATCACTAGCTATTAAATTGCTGGCAGATTTTCCAAGAGAATAGGTATGTTTTACTTTCCCATTATTAAGTTCTTTTAAAAACCCTCCACCATGTAGCATATTTCCAGAAACCCAAAGATTTGAATTACTATCAATTGCCAGCCCAGCTGGTTGTATATTTAGCCGATAAGTCTCAGGCAAGATTTGGCAATTGTAATTAATATGTTCTATAAGTACAATAGGATTGTCAGGGTTGTTAATAAGCTTTCCTTTAACTACCCAGGCAGTGTCATTTTGTGTAGCTATAGGCGACGAAAAGTCATCTTTTTTAAGAGAACATTTTTTTATGTAGCCGTTTGGGTATAATATTTCAATTCCCCCATATTCACCAATAATCCATAAATTACCTGCTTTATCCATACTCATGGGGTCTGATGCAGATTCCAGTTGGTAGGTTTTTATAACTTTGCCATTTTCGCTCAGCTCTAAAATCTGTCTGCTTATCCATGAACCTACCCATATATTGTTGTGTGGGTCTATAAAAATATGATCTGCATCTGAATGCAACAGGGGCACTTCGTATGTTTCTATTATACGTCCTTCTTGATTGAGTTTAACTATATAACCTGTGCTAGTTAAGGCAAAAATGTTTCCTTTGCTATCGGAAGCTATAGATAATGGGTGGGCATTGATGTTGTAATATATAACCTTTTCATCCTGATTAATTTTTGCTATGAATTTACCTACATAACTAGAGGTCCATACGTTTCCAAATTTATCTGCAGTTATCCCATTTATAGCACTTCCTACATCTACAACTATATTATTTGGTTTTATAACCTGAAAAGTTTGAGTATTTTCATATGGTTTTGTAGTTAAAATTTGCATTTTGCCATTTGAGTTTATTGCAATTTCAGAGATTGCACTTTCCGAATTACAACTTTGGAATAAAGTTCTGGTCAAGATTATTTTATTGTTTTTTGTAATTATTATCCAATGACTGAAAAAAGCTCCACAATTACCCATTGGGTTAGGGTTGCCAGCTTGACCACCAATTGTTACTTTATAAATATTTTGACCTATTTTGCATGTTAGATTTTTTGTTGCAAGTTCAAGCGGACTTGCAAGATTTTTATATCCAGCCCTTTGCAGCTTTTTTATAGTGTTGGGTTTATTGATATATGCATTTTGCGTATAAAAGTACAAAGCTTTAATTTTAAGTTCTTTATTGTTGCATTTATAGAAAAGATAATCATCACCAAAGGCTTTTGAAAAGCCTAAAAAAATAAAAATTGCTATGAATAGTATTTTATAATATTTTTTCATACAATTTTCTCCACTATGTCACCTATTAAAGGAAGCTTGTATTTTTCGTGATTATAAGCCTTATACATACAAACAAGCCATACAATAATACTTAAAACATTTAGTAAGTAGCGAATAATGTCTACTAAAATGTTTAATACAGGAACGCCAATTAAAGGCATAAGTATTATTTGAGCACTAAAAAAAATAAGAAACGTAATTGTAGACTGCAAGGAGTGAAAATGAACAAATTTATTTTCTTTTTCCACTATTAAAAAGAAAATACCACTTATAAAAAACATTATGTATGAGAGGGAAGCTTCCATATTTTCTTCAAGACCAAGAGAGGTTTTATCCATATTAACTCCCAATTTTGTGACCAAACTTTGAGTTTGGTCACAAAGCTTATTAATATTATTGCATTATCCATGTTTGGTAAGTACACTGTGGTCCTTGATCGCCATTGTGGACAAGCAATTTTCCTGGATATTCGTTTGGGGCTTTCCATACATTTACATACTCTCCATTTATGCAATAACTTGGAGCGTGGAGCTGACATTGACCTACAAGCTGTGCATCACTAAAACCTTCCACCGTTACGTTACTAATGTGTTGAAGTGGTACTTCTTGCCCTTGCCATGTGCATGTTGGACCAGGAGTTGGAGCTGATGTTTGCATTATCCAGGTTTGATATGTAGGTTGTGGTCCTTGATCGCCGTTGTGGACAAGCAATTGTCCAGGATACTCATTTGGAGCTTCCCACACATTTATCATTTCACCGTTTATTGTATAACTTGGTGCATTAAGTTTACACTGTCCCACAAGTCGTGCATCTCTAAAACCTTCTACTGTAACATTACTAATATGTTGAAGTGGTACCCATCTTCCATGCCAAAAACAGCTTTGAGCCATAGCAAAGTTATAGCTAAAAATTATAATTAAAAATACAAATAAAAATATAAATTTGTGTTTCATAGATCACCTCTTAATAATTCTATTGCTTTATTTTTTTGGTGTTGCATAGATGATTACCTATGCCCCCTCCACCGCCTACGCCACCATGTATTCCCCACGCACCTGGTATACCGCCATTTGAATCGGCAGGGCCTGTCCAAGGAGCACCTGGATCATCTGCACTTCTAATAGTAGTATGGTTAGTATTAATACCTTGAGTTTGAAAGTTTGAAGCCTGAGTATAATTGAATGTAAAAAATGTAAATAAAGCAATTGTTCCAAACAAAACGAAGCTTGTAAGAATAAGTCTCTTCATTTTTCCTCCTGCATTGAAAAGAAAAAATTAAGCTACTAAAACATATCCAATTTAAAAATCACACCTTACTTTAGACTGCTTGTTAAACAACAAACAGTCTAAAGCCATTTAACCTCCTAATCTTTTACTGAGGCTGTGGACCTGGATGTGGTTTTGGGCCTGGGTGTGGGTTAGGATTTGGTACTGGTTTTGGGTTAGGCTTGGGTTTAGGGCCTGGTATAGGGTGGGGGCATGTTATTTGCGGACATGGCCCTCTTGTTACAATTACCTTGCCGCAAATGACACATTTGTGTGGTGGTGGAGGTGGAGGAGCTGGCTTTTTTTCTACAGCAAAAGACTGCCCATAAATAAAACCAATGACCGCTAAAGAAAACAAAACTTTTTTTAACATAAAAACCTCCCAATCTTTTATTTTTAGTTAATGTAACCTGTATCATATTTAAGTAAAATTAATGTAAAATTCAATAAGTTTAAAAATTAATTCAAGAAATAAATATAAAATTATCTGATATAGCGCAAGACAAAATACTTATTACCCAGTATATGCCCCTAACTCACGAGGACTCATTTGAAATGAACTGGATTTTAGAAGGTGTTTATGTTTGCCTTAAGACTCAACAGCAAAAAACAATAACTATAACAAAGATTTCTGCAGATTATTTGTGGTTTTCTGCAAAAGACAATGAACCTTTGAATAATGACGATGTGTTTTTAATAGTAATTGAGTTTGAAGACGGCACTAAAATACCTGCAAAAGGAAAAATAATAAATAAAATTGTTTACATAAAGCTTTTTAAATATTACAATTAATTAGTTTTCTTTTGCAAAGTTTTGGGGATAAAATGAAAGGTCTTTTGAAAATCGCACTTAAGCTACTAACAAACGATAGGGGTAAATTTTTTACCCTAATTCTTGGCATTACATTTGCTGTTTTTTTAATGAATCAGATGACTTCTATGTTTGCTGGCATTATCAGAAAATCTACATCAAATGTAATTAATATCAATGCAAAGATGTGGGTGATGGATCCTTCGGTAGAAAACGATATGAACTCAATTCCTATACCAAACTATGTACTTGATTATGTAAGAAGTATAAAAGGCGTTGCTATGGCTGTACCAATTTACTTTGGATCTGGTTTAGCAAAACTTGCCAACGGTAAATATCAATCTGTAAGCATTATAGGTCTGGATGATACAACACTTTTTGGTAGACCTCCTATAATAAAAGGAAACTTAAACAAGATTTATAACTCTGATGCTTTTATTGGCGTAAAAGATTCCGATTATAAAAAAATAGGCTCACCTGGAATTGGATCGATTTTAAGTATAAATGACCACAGAGCAATAATAGTGGCGCTTGCAAATACAACCAGCGGTGGTCTTTTTGGTATACCCACACTTTATACTACATATACACGAGCTACTCGGGATTTACCACAAACCAGATACTCTATATCTTATATCTTGATAAATCCAAAAAGTTCAAAGGATATTCCCTACATTCAAGAGCAAGTTAAAAAAATAGGTTATAAAGCTTTAACCCAAAAACAGTTTCAAAAAACAATAGAAAATTTTTACGAATATAAAACAGGTATGGGTATAAGCATAATGATGATGACGCTTATTAGTTTTATTGTAGGCTTATCAATTGCAGGACAAACGTTTTATGCTTTTGTTCTTGAAAACTTAGAAAAGTTTGGTGCTCTAAAAGCAATAGGGGCAAAAAAGTATGAACTAGTATCAATAATACTGTTTCAAGTTTCTGTGACAAGCTTTATAGGTTACGGTTTTGGTATTATGATTTCATCTTTAGTTATCGCTATATCTAAAGCGAATATACAAAATTACGCAGCAGTTGTCACATATAAAAACATGCTTATTGCATTTTTAATGGTATTGGCAATTGCAGGATTCTCAAGTTATATTGGCATCAGAAAAGTTTTAAAGATAGAACCTTTTGATGTTTTTAGAGGTTAATAAAGAGGGAGGGGGCATTCCCTCTTTATATATTATAAGCCATTATCTTGTAGGTACTTTGAGATTGTATTTTTGGTTGACTGAGGCAGTGGAATGTAGCCTAAACTTTCAGCTGCTTTGTCACCATGAGCAAAACCCCACTTAAAAAACTCAGCCGCTTCTTTGTGTGGTAATGTAGGTTTTTTAGGAATAAGCACAAATGTGCCAGATACTATAGGCCATGTGTTTACACCAGGCTGATATGCTAGAGATTGACAAAAACCGTTTTGAGGAGCCCACTGTGCTTTTTCTGCAGCTTCTTTGAAGGCTGCTATACTTGGTATAACCCATTTACCTGCTTTGTTTTGTAATTCTACGCTTGTTAGATGATTTTGTAGCCAGAATGCATACTCAACATATCCAATCGAGCCTTTTATCTGCTTTACATAGTTTGATACACCCATATTGCCTTTTCCGCCTACACCGGTTGGCCAGTTTACAGATAGGCCGTAATGGACTTTTTCATTCCAGGCTTTGCTAATCTGACTTAGCCAGTAAGTAACATTCCAGTTTGTACCAGAACCATCCGCTCTATGGACTACTGTGATAGGAATATGCGGTAATTTTAAATTAGGATTATCCTTTTTGATTTGCGGGTCATCCCAGAACTTAATTTCACCCAAAAATATCTTTGGTATAACTGCATTTGATAATTTCAACTGATTGTCTTTTATGCCTGGTATATTAACTACAATCAATATACCGCCAACCAATGATGGAAATTGAAGCAAATTTTTTTTCACAAGCTCTTGCCTGGACAAACACATGTCTGTGCCACCAAAAGCTACTACCCCCTGACTAACCTGTTGTATACCTGCACCTGAGCCTACACCTTGATAATTCACTTTGTTGCCAGTTGCCCTCTCATACTCATAAGCCCATTTTGTATAAACTGGATATGCAAATGTAGAACCTGCGCCGTTAATTGAAAATCCCGCATAAGACTGCGTTGCGCTAAAAGCAAGACTGCTAAGCGCAAAAACCCCAAACAACAGTAGCTTTGCTACTTTCTTAAACATTGCAAAAACCTCCTAAAAAATAATTAATGTGAAACAGGTACCCTTACTAGATTATCTAGCTTTTTGTCCTCGTTAGAGATATCCTCAAGTGTTTTACCGCTTGGTTCTTTTAGACAAATGGCTGTTACAAACAGACCTGCCAGAGAGAATAGAAATGTGATCTTCAAAGTATTTGATAAGCCAAGCGCATGGTACAAAATAGGAAACAAAAACGCACCTAAAAAAGCTCCTACTTTAGCAGCTCCAGCAGAAAAACCATGCCCTGTAGTGCGTAAATTTACAGGAAAAACTTCGGCAGATAAGATAAAGGTTGTTGTATTTGGCCCAAATTCTGCGAAAAAGTAAGACAATCCATACAACACAATAAAAACAGAAAACATGTGCACTACATCAGGCAATATTCCTATAAGTAAAAACATTAGTCCCATCATAAAAAAACCGATCATTTGAAGTTTTTTATGTCCTATTTTGTCTACACTTGCTGCTGCAAGAAAATACCCTGGAACAGCAGCTACTGCAAATAACAAAAGACTGAGTGCAGTACTTGTTATAATATCAGCATGCGGTGCTATATCTTTCATAATAAGCGGGGTTGAAATAGTATTGCCATAATAAGCATAATCAAACAAAAACCAGCTTCCTGCCGTTCCAATTAGAGTTACAATATATTTCCATAAAGATTGTTTTACTATAGGATCGTTAGTTTTTTCTAAAGTTATTGTTCCTAAAGAAAATGAGGTGAGCTCTTTAGCAGCTTTTTCTTTTAAACCCTTAACGCGCGATAACCACCTTGGTGATTCTGGTAATTTTCTTCTTAAATATATTACGCTTGCAGCAGGCAATGCTCCAAGACCAAGCATGAGTCTCCAGGCAAGGTCGTGGTTAACACCAGCAGCAAGGAGCGTTAGTGCTACCATAGGACCAGCGATGAGCCCCAGCGCCTGTGCACTAAACACAAGCGATACCATTCGACCCCTTGATTTTGCGTTTGCATATTCACTCATTATGACAGCAGATAAAGGGTAATCTCCACCTATACCAAGACCCAATATAACCCTTGCAACTAAAAGCCATGCTACATTTGGAGAAAATGCTGATAAAATAGCTCCAATAACCATTAAAGTAGCTTCAAGACCATAAATCGATTTTCTGCCTAAAATATCTGCAAGTTTACCAAAAACAAATGCCCCAACAAAAGTAGCAATAAGAGAAATTGAACCAATCAAGCCTATTTGCGTGCCAGACAAATTCCACTCTGACTTAATTAAAGTCAAAGCTGTTCCAATAATAAACAAATCGTAAGCAGAAGTAAAAAACCCCATGGCAGAAGCAAACATTGCTTTAATGTGGAAAATACTAAAT
This DNA window, taken from Desulfurella sp., encodes the following:
- a CDS encoding YMGG-like glycine zipper-containing protein: MNFKVRIVSFMLLLTLVVTTLNLTGCQPMSQPPTQASYQGAGVGAILGAVAGALLSPNNRWKGGAIGAALGAVSGYTLSQIQSQSANQAAYYNQPVQYQTTANNGVEGTVQAYPIGYNPYTGCKKVRIRTWQNGQLINDIVKEVCPAQ
- a CDS encoding DUF4870 domain-containing protein, with translation MDKTSLGLEENMEASLSYIMFFISGIFFLIVEKENKFVHFHSLQSTITFLIFFSAQIILMPLIGVPVLNILVDIIRYLLNVLSIIVWLVCMYKAYNHEKYKLPLIGDIVEKIV
- a CDS encoding ABC transporter permease, which encodes MKGLLKIALKLLTNDRGKFFTLILGITFAVFLMNQMTSMFAGIIRKSTSNVININAKMWVMDPSVENDMNSIPIPNYVLDYVRSIKGVAMAVPIYFGSGLAKLANGKYQSVSIIGLDDTTLFGRPPIIKGNLNKIYNSDAFIGVKDSDYKKIGSPGIGSILSINDHRAIIVALANTTSGGLFGIPTLYTTYTRATRDLPQTRYSISYILINPKSSKDIPYIQEQVKKIGYKALTQKQFQKTIENFYEYKTGMGISIMMMTLISFIVGLSIAGQTFYAFVLENLEKFGALKAIGAKKYELVSIILFQVSVTSFIGYGFGIMISSLVIAISKANIQNYAAVVTYKNMLIAFLMVLAIAGFSSYIGIRKVLKIEPFDVFRG
- the pstS gene encoding phosphate ABC transporter substrate-binding protein PstS, which encodes MFKKVAKLLLFGVFALSSLAFSATQSYAGFSINGAGSTFAYPVYTKWAYEYERATGNKVNYQGVGSGAGIQQVSQGVVAFGGTDMCLSRQELVKKNLLQFPSLVGGILIVVNIPGIKDNQLKLSNAVIPKIFLGEIKFWDDPQIKKDNPNLKLPHIPITVVHRADGSGTNWNVTYWLSQISKAWNEKVHYGLSVNWPTGVGGKGNMGVSNYVKQIKGSIGYVEYAFWLQNHLTSVELQNKAGKWVIPSIAAFKEAAEKAQWAPQNGFCQSLAYQPGVNTWPIVSGTFVLIPKKPTLPHKEAAEFFKWGFAHGDKAAESLGYIPLPQSTKNTISKYLQDNGL
- a CDS encoding MFS transporter, with product MESDVTQNTVADALNRSEFSIFHIKAMFASAMGFFTSAYDLFIIGTALTLIKSEWNLSGTQIGLIGSISLIATFVGAFVFGKLADILGRKSIYGLEATLMVIGAILSAFSPNVAWLLVARVILGLGIGGDYPLSAVIMSEYANAKSRGRMVSLVFSAQALGLIAGPMVALTLLAAGVNHDLAWRLMLGLGALPAASVIYLRRKLPESPRWLSRVKGLKEKAAKELTSFSLGTITLEKTNDPIVKQSLWKYIVTLIGTAGSWFLFDYAYYGNTISTPLIMKDIAPHADIITSTALSLLLFAVAAVPGYFLAAASVDKIGHKKLQMIGFFMMGLMFLLIGILPDVVHMFSVFIVLYGLSYFFAEFGPNTTTFILSAEVFPVNLRTTGHGFSAGAAKVGAFLGAFLFPILYHALGLSNTLKITFLFSLAGLFVTAICLKEPSGKTLEDISNEDKKLDNLVRVPVSH